One Tachypleus tridentatus isolate NWPU-2018 chromosome 3, ASM421037v1, whole genome shotgun sequence DNA window includes the following coding sequences:
- the LOC143247614 gene encoding vesicle-trafficking protein SEC22b-like: MVLMTMIARLSDGLPLAASVQEDEQSGQNILEYQNQAKMLFRKLNAQSPPFCSIETGPYMFHYFIKGDVCYLALCEKPFLKRLAFAYLEDLHNEFSSQYGNRVTTVSRPYSFIEFDTYIQKSKKFFMDFRSRRNLSALNIELQDVQRIMVKNIDDVLQRGSILSDLDTKSSNLAILSQKYKKDAHYLNLRSTYVKAATAAVIVFVMFIYFWLL; this comes from the exons atggtattGATGACCATGATAGCTAGATTGTCGGATGGGTTACCTCTAGCCGCCTCAGTCCAAGAAGATGAACAG tcTGGCCAAAATATTCTAGAATACCAGAATCAAGCAAAAATGTTGTTCCGTAAGTTGAATGCCCAGTCACCTCCATTTTGCAGTATAGAAACTGGGCCATATATGTTTCA TTACTTCATCAAAGGGGATGTCTGCTACTTAGCCCTGTGTGAGAAGCCTTTTTTGAAACGACTAGCGTTTGCTTACTTAGAAGACCTTCATAATGAGTTCAGTTCTCAGTATGGTAACAGAGTTACAACTGTGTCTCGACCATATAGCTTTATTGAGTTTG ATACATATATTCAGAAGTCTAAAAAGTTCTTTATGGACTTCAGAAGTAGAAGGAATCTTTCTGCTCTAAATATTGAACTTCAGGATGTGCAGAGAATAATGGTTAAGAACATTGACGATGTGTTACAGAGAGGATCTATTTTATCGG aCTTAGATACCAAAAGTAGCAACCTAGCAATACTTTCCCAAAAATACAAGAAAGATGCCCATTACTTGAATCTTCGGTCAACCTATGTTAAAGCTGCTACAGCTGCAGTCATCGtctttgttatgtttatttatttctggcTTCTGTAA